One genomic segment of Gemmatimonadetes bacterium SCN 70-22 includes these proteins:
- a CDS encoding ubiquinone biosynthesis methyltransferase UbiE → MRVLAPATDPVVRRNRATWVAGDFERIAAGYRSGADDFVGRLGITRGERVLDVACGSGNLTLPAARRGAVTVGVDIAPNLLDIARGRVADEGLAISFDEGNAEALPYDDGAFDTVITMFGAMFAPRPQLAAAELLRVVRPAGRIAMANWTPASFVGAMLKAHVAMVPPPAGIPSTLLWGDEATARERLAESRSLSLTRRTIYLEFPVSPADVVQLFRDYYGPTVRTFEALDDRGRAKLFADLVSLWSDANEATDGTTRVASEYLEVVAER, encoded by the coding sequence GTGCGGGTCCTCGCGCCCGCGACCGATCCGGTCGTCCGGCGCAACCGTGCGACGTGGGTCGCCGGCGACTTCGAGCGGATCGCCGCCGGCTACCGCAGCGGCGCGGACGACTTCGTGGGCCGGCTCGGCATCACGCGCGGCGAGCGCGTCCTCGACGTGGCCTGCGGCTCGGGGAACCTGACTCTCCCCGCCGCCCGTCGTGGCGCGGTGACCGTCGGGGTCGACATCGCCCCCAACCTCCTCGATATCGCGCGAGGGAGGGTCGCGGACGAGGGTCTCGCCATCAGCTTCGACGAGGGGAACGCCGAGGCGCTCCCGTACGACGACGGCGCCTTCGACACCGTGATCACCATGTTCGGCGCCATGTTCGCCCCTCGACCCCAACTTGCCGCAGCGGAATTGCTGCGTGTCGTGCGCCCCGCCGGACGCATCGCCATGGCCAACTGGACGCCCGCGAGCTTCGTCGGCGCCATGCTGAAGGCGCACGTGGCGATGGTCCCGCCGCCGGCGGGGATTCCCAGCACGCTGCTCTGGGGCGACGAGGCCACCGCGCGCGAGCGGCTGGCGGAATCGCGCTCCCTGTCGCTCACCCGTCGCACCATCTACCTGGAGTTCCCGGTGTCGCCGGCGGACGTGGTGCAGCTCTTCCGCGACTACTACGGCCCGACCGTCCGCACCTTCGAGGCGCTGGACGACCGCGGAAGGGCGAAGCTGTTCGCCGACCTCGTCTCCCTCTGGTCCGACGCCAACGAGGCGACGGATGGCACGACGAGGGTCGCCTCCGAATACCTGGAGGTCGTGGCCGAGCGCTGA